The following is a genomic window from Bosea sp. RAC05.
GCCGCGCATCCCGGCCGCGCCATCCAGGCCCTGCCGCTCGACCTCTCCGACAAGGCGGCGCTCGACGCCTTCTGCGAGGAGCGCGAGGGCGAGAGCTATTTCGGCCTCGTCCACAATGCCGGCCAGCCCTATGATTCGCTCGCCGCGATGATGGCGCAGGACAAGGCGGAAGCGGCCATGCAGGTCAATTTCTGGGCCTTCACCCGCCTCGCCAAGAGTCTGATGCGGTCCATGATCCGTGCCCGCTCCGGGCGCATCGTCGCCATCGGCTCGGTCGCGGCGCTGCGCGGCAACCCCGGCAACGCGGCTTACGCCGCCTCCAAGGGCGCGCTGATCTCCTATGCGAAGACGCTCGCGGTCGAGACCGGCAAGCGCGGCGTCACCGTCAACGTCATCGCGCCGGGCTTCGTCGACACCGACATGATGGCGCCCTATGCCGCCTATCGCGACAAGATGCAGGCGCAGATCCCGGCGGGGCGCTTCGCTAGGCCAGACGAGGTCGGTGGCCTTGCCGCCTTCCTGATGAGCGAACCCGCCGCCTACATCACCGGCACGGTCATCCCGATCGACGGCGGCGTGACCGCGCAGCTCGGCGTCCACCGCTGAGATGACCCGCATCCGTCGTTGCGGGGAGCGTGTCTACGGCGCAATCTAGTCGCCTCCGGCCGCGAAGTGATGGCTTCGCTCTGCTCGGAATGGCGACATGAGGAGTCGTGCTATGGACATAACAATCGAGCTGGAGCCTCAGATCGCCGCCATCGTAAAAGAACTGGCTGCTCAAACGGATCGTTCGCCGGAATGGATTATTGCGACCGCGATCGAAAATTACGTCGATGCGGTTCACCACAAAAGCCCAGAGCAGACCGCCTTTCCGCATGGCACAGCGACGAACAGTCCCTGAGCCGCTGATCAGACCCCTTGTCGCGCCGTCACAACAACAGATTGCCTTGAACTGTGATGGACCGGTGGCACCCCGCGCCGCGCTGCAGCGACTGAAAAAGAGACCCCGTCTTCCCATGCGTTCACTTCAACTTCACGGCGACCGCGACCTCCGTCTCGAGGAGATCGACCCGCCGCCGCCTCCCGCCGCCGGCGAGGTCCAGATCCGCATCCGCGCCGTCGCGCTGAACTATCTCGACGTCTGGGGCTTCCGCGGCATGGCCTTCGCCAAGCGCAAGATGCCCCAGGCCGCCGGCGTCGAGGCCTCGGGCGAGATCGTCTGCGTCGGCGAGGGCGTCACCGGGCTCGCCGTTGGCGATACCGTTACCGCCTATGGCGCCGAGACCTGCGGCCACTGCAAGGCCTGCCGCGAGGGCCGCGACAATCTCTGCGAGAACGTCGCCGGGATCATGGGCTTCCATATCGACGGCTTCGCCCGCGAATACCTGAACAAGGCGGCAAGGCTCGTCGTCAAGGCGCCGGCCGGCGTCTCCTTCGAAGACGCCGCCTGCGCGCCGATCGGCTTCGGCACGGTCCAGCACATGCTGTTCGACAATGCCAAGCTCGAGCCCGGTGAATCAGTCCTGGTGCATGCCGGCGGCTCCGGCATCGGCACCGCCGCGATCCTGATGGCCAAGGCGATCGGCTGCACCGTCTACACGACCGTCGGCGACGACGAGAAGGGCCGCAAGGCCGCCGAGCTCGGCGCCGACTACGTCGTCAACTACAAGACCGAGCGCTTCGAGGGCGAGGTCCGCCGCCTGACGAAGCGGAAAGGCGTCGACGTCGTCTTCGAGCATGTCGGCGCCGACACCTGGAACGGCTCGCTGCTCTGCCTCAAGCGCGGCGGCCGCCTCGTCACCTGCGGTGCGACCTCGGGGGCGTCGGCCACGATCAACCTGATGCAGCTGTTCCAGCAGCAGTACCGCATCACCGGCTCCTTCGGCTGCCGCATCGAGAACATCCGCCAGTCGCTCGACAAGATGGCGGCCGGCATGAAGCCGGTGATCGATTCGGTGTTTCCGCTCGAGGATTTCGAGAAGGGACTGGCGCGCCTCGAGGGCCGGCAGGTCTTCGGCAAGGTCGTCGTGACCTTCTGACGGCGCGGCGGGCCGACGGGCCGCAACCCGGCGGCTTCGGCTGAAAACTTGACGAAACCGCCGTCCTGCCGCAAGTCGCGGCTCCAGCCCGGCCGCAGCGGCCACAGGGGCGCGTGGGGACCGGGCCGATCTTGAGACGCTTGAAAGCAATCGCCGCACGCGCCGGCGCGGCGGTGATGATCGGCCTGATCCGGGCCCTGTTCGCCTCCCTGCGCCTGCTTGGCCCCGAGCGCTCGAGCGACCTCGGCGGCTGGCTGCTGCGCACGGCGAGCCCGCTGATTCCGGTCAACCGCGTCGCGCTGGCCAATATCCGGGCCGCCTTTCCCGGCATGGCCGAGCCCGAGGTGCGCCGGATCGCGCGCGGCGCCTGGGAGAATCTCGGCCGCACCGCCGCCGAATACGCCCATCTCAAGACGCTCTTCGACTACGATTACCTCCATCCCGACGCGCCCTCCCGCGTCGAAGTCGAGGGCATCGAGCATTTCATCGCGCTGAAGGACGACGCGAAGCCCGGCCTGATCTTCTCGGCGCATCTCGCCAATTGGGAACTGCCGGCGATCTGCGCCCAGGCCTATGATCTCGACACGACCGCCGTCTTCCGGGCGCCGAACGACCCCGCCATCGCCGCGGTCGTCCACGAGATCCGCTCCGGCGCGATGGGCGGGCTCGCCGCCGCCAAACAGGGCGCCGCCTTCGCCATGCAGGGCGTGCTCGAGCGCGACGGTCATCTGGGCATGCTCATCGACCAGCACTTCACCCGAGGCGTCGTCGTGCCCTTCATGGGCCGCCCGGCCCTGACCAACCCGATTCTCGGCAAGTTCGCGCGCCGCTTCGAATGCCCGGTGCACGGCGTGCGCGTCATCCGCCTGCCGAACCAGCGCTTCCGGCTGCAGCTGACGCCAGCGCTCGACCTGCCCCGCGATGCGCAGGGCGAGATCGACGTGCAGGGCGCGATGGCGATGATGACGGCCGTGGTCGAGGGCTGGGTCCGCGAACATCCCGAGCAATGGCTCTGGATGCACCGCCGCTGGCGCCCGAACATGATCTCGGCCGCCGCCGCCGCGGAGGCACCGGCCGTTGCACCATCCCCTGTTTTCAAGGCAACGTGATTTTGAAGTGAGACGAATGGGGCGCTTTGGTAACGCCTGAGATGTAAGGTCTCGCCGAGTTCAAGCCATGAAACGTTCCGCGCCCCTCCTGTCCGCCGCTGCCGCCCTGCTCGTGCTGGGCGCCGCCACCGCGCGCGCGCAGGCCCCGGACCTCCAGCCCCGGGCCGTGGTCGAGCTCTTCACCAGCCAGGGCTGCTCGTCCTGCCCGCCGGCGGACGCCCTCTTCGTCGATCTGGCGAAGCAGCCGGACATCATCACCCTGACCCTGCCGGTGACCTACTGGGACTATCTCGGCTGGAAGGACACGCTCGGCAAGGACAGCTTCGCCAAGCG
Proteins encoded in this region:
- a CDS encoding zinc-binding dehydrogenase; the protein is MRSLQLHGDRDLRLEEIDPPPPPAAGEVQIRIRAVALNYLDVWGFRGMAFAKRKMPQAAGVEASGEIVCVGEGVTGLAVGDTVTAYGAETCGHCKACREGRDNLCENVAGIMGFHIDGFAREYLNKAARLVVKAPAGVSFEDAACAPIGFGTVQHMLFDNAKLEPGESVLVHAGGSGIGTAAILMAKAIGCTVYTTVGDDEKGRKAAELGADYVVNYKTERFEGEVRRLTKRKGVDVVFEHVGADTWNGSLLCLKRGGRLVTCGATSGASATINLMQLFQQQYRITGSFGCRIENIRQSLDKMAAGMKPVIDSVFPLEDFEKGLARLEGRQVFGKVVVTF
- a CDS encoding SDR family oxidoreductase; this translates as MTKILVTGGAKGVGAAIVRALAAAGHNVDFTYRASGEQALALAAEIAAAHPGRAIQALPLDLSDKAALDAFCEEREGESYFGLVHNAGQPYDSLAAMMAQDKAEAAMQVNFWAFTRLAKSLMRSMIRARSGRIVAIGSVAALRGNPGNAAYAASKGALISYAKTLAVETGKRGVTVNVIAPGFVDTDMMAPYAAYRDKMQAQIPAGRFARPDEVGGLAAFLMSEPAAYITGTVIPIDGGVTAQLGVHR
- a CDS encoding CopG family ribbon-helix-helix protein, producing the protein MDITIELEPQIAAIVKELAAQTDRSPEWIIATAIENYVDAVHHKSPEQTAFPHGTATNSP
- a CDS encoding lipid A biosynthesis lauroyl acyltransferase, giving the protein MRRLKAIAARAGAAVMIGLIRALFASLRLLGPERSSDLGGWLLRTASPLIPVNRVALANIRAAFPGMAEPEVRRIARGAWENLGRTAAEYAHLKTLFDYDYLHPDAPSRVEVEGIEHFIALKDDAKPGLIFSAHLANWELPAICAQAYDLDTTAVFRAPNDPAIAAVVHEIRSGAMGGLAAAKQGAAFAMQGVLERDGHLGMLIDQHFTRGVVVPFMGRPALTNPILGKFARRFECPVHGVRVIRLPNQRFRLQLTPALDLPRDAQGEIDVQGAMAMMTAVVEGWVREHPEQWLWMHRRWRPNMISAAAAAEAPAVAPSPVFKAT